A genome region from Sphaerisporangium krabiense includes the following:
- a CDS encoding winged helix-turn-helix domain-containing protein — translation MRTTLSVERPQSVPVAVALAPGVSMLALITDALGGRLRGAPESWRRMIRSVAVPGDGPIVRSLATPGYSVVPDLVFPGTPTGDIPIETQIEILRDLPGQALLDDLAAITGGRVPPHWRAAAERPKAWLHGYAGLLERVWSVMGDVWTRARPLMDREIERVAIAAARGSMDAVLNDLHAGCMFQDGAFSFPDTEPARFHIGSRRLVLMPMITGPTSMVSNLDGPEVVWIGYPLPLAGTLASRAPRERRDGDALVLLMGEARAAILTSLERPLTMGRLAEITRHAPNAVTYHCDRLETAGLIHRQRSGREIHVERTDRATALVHLLGS, via the coding sequence GTGCGTACCACCCTGAGCGTGGAGCGGCCCCAGAGCGTGCCGGTGGCGGTGGCTCTGGCTCCCGGCGTGTCGATGCTGGCGCTGATCACCGACGCGCTCGGCGGGCGGCTGCGCGGAGCGCCCGAGTCATGGCGCCGCATGATCCGCTCGGTCGCCGTGCCGGGCGACGGGCCGATCGTGCGCTCGCTGGCGACCCCCGGCTACAGCGTCGTGCCCGACCTCGTCTTCCCCGGCACGCCGACCGGCGACATCCCCATCGAGACGCAGATCGAGATCCTGCGCGACCTGCCCGGCCAGGCGCTGCTCGACGACCTCGCGGCGATCACCGGCGGGCGCGTCCCGCCGCACTGGCGCGCCGCGGCCGAGCGCCCGAAGGCGTGGCTGCACGGCTACGCCGGCCTGCTGGAGCGCGTCTGGTCGGTCATGGGCGACGTGTGGACGCGCGCCCGGCCGCTGATGGACCGTGAGATCGAGCGGGTCGCCATCGCCGCCGCCCGGGGGTCCATGGACGCGGTGCTCAACGACCTGCACGCGGGGTGCATGTTCCAGGACGGCGCCTTCAGCTTCCCCGACACCGAGCCGGCGCGCTTCCACATCGGGTCGCGCAGGCTCGTGCTCATGCCCATGATCACCGGGCCGACCTCGATGGTGAGCAACCTGGACGGCCCCGAGGTGGTGTGGATCGGCTACCCCCTCCCCCTGGCGGGAACGCTGGCGTCCCGGGCCCCCAGGGAGAGGCGCGACGGCGACGCGCTGGTGCTGCTGATGGGCGAGGCGCGGGCGGCGATCCTGACCAGCCTGGAGCGGCCGCTGACCATGGGCAGGCTCGCCGAGATCACCCGGCACGCCCCGAACGCCGTCACCTACCACTGCGACCGCCTGGAGACGGCGGGCCTGATCCACCGGCAACGGTCCGGCCGCGAGATCCACGTCGAACGCACCGACCGCGCGACGGCCCTGGTACACCTCCTCGGCTCCTGA
- a CDS encoding AfsR/SARP family transcriptional regulator produces the protein MTVSARARSPRDRAADATADSTADAAGDGLARFQVLGPLTVTSGAGGDAREVPVPGNKLRVALAGLLLRPGETVPVGRLVAWLWDEEPEDHDRARATVHTYVNRLRRLPEIRDVVRTVPDGYRADVGPGVLDLLRFRALTGHAGRAAAAGDLEGAARAYAEAMGLWRRPLLSNAESAALHGDEVAPLTEEWLHAQERWADIRLSTGGHAELVAPLRELTRAHPLREPFWERLMLALYRSGRPAEALRAYQEVGAVLAEDLGVDPGPALRDLHRSILTEDPSLGPAPGRATLKPPAQVPRQLRPDIPGFAGRKAELAALDRVLAGASPSQAGTIVSLQGTAGSGKTALAVHWAHRARERFPDGQLYLDLHGYGQGRPVQAAAALETLLRSLGTPPDRVPAGLEERSALYRTLLAGRRTLVLLDNAGGSEQVRPLVPGAGGVLIVTSRNQLRGLIVQYGARRVILDQMPAAEAVELLAGVLGPERVAADPAAVAEIVERCARLPLALRIFAERAARFPGTPLRRLVADLRDERTRLAALDTGDGDDTDLRTVFSWTYRALDPDSARLFRLLGLHPGPEVGVGAAAALAGEDAAAVTRLLDRLTADHLLRSRSPGRYDFHDLLRDYAAEQARLAGDADPQSGADPLRRVVEWYVRTAREAAAHLPPGGRELPPEPEGAGVVPQEFDDAERAVGWYEEEFPNLVAAVRHAAAREWHDAAWRLGRAMAPFAEFHVPGPAWLDVRRAAVRACRRGGAAVEEGWALAGLAATYARLGRLEEAAARYGDALAVARRTGDRDLEGEALTHLGRAYFRLGRHDRAVECHDRALTIARGGGDRRLEAGTLNHIAENDNGLGRHEEAARGSLEALAIYTELGDRYHRAEALRTLGTAHAALGRLAEAAAAFDAALEIMRDFEDRRGEAGVLSRLGDVLAASGDRDGARARRREAAAIVAELGDDHPARPPGGPAKTGPRSSDPRRA, from the coding sequence ATGACCGTCTCCGCGCGCGCCAGGAGCCCCCGGGACCGGGCGGCGGACGCCACAGCGGACTCGACGGCGGACGCCGCGGGCGACGGCCTGGCGCGTTTCCAGGTGCTCGGGCCGCTGACCGTCACCTCCGGCGCCGGAGGGGACGCCCGCGAGGTGCCGGTGCCCGGCAACAAGCTGCGCGTCGCGCTGGCCGGGCTCCTGCTGCGTCCCGGCGAGACCGTCCCCGTGGGCCGGCTGGTCGCCTGGCTGTGGGACGAGGAGCCCGAGGACCACGACCGCGCCAGGGCCACCGTCCACACCTATGTCAACCGGCTGCGGCGGCTGCCCGAGATCCGCGACGTCGTGCGCACCGTCCCCGACGGCTACCGCGCCGACGTCGGCCCGGGCGTCCTGGACCTGCTGCGCTTCCGCGCGCTGACCGGCCACGCGGGCCGGGCCGCCGCCGCCGGGGACCTCGAGGGGGCCGCGCGCGCCTACGCCGAGGCGATGGGACTGTGGCGGCGTCCCCTGCTCTCCAACGCCGAGTCGGCCGCGCTGCACGGCGACGAGGTGGCGCCGCTCACCGAGGAGTGGCTGCACGCCCAGGAGCGGTGGGCCGACATCCGCCTGAGCACCGGCGGCCACGCCGAGCTGGTCGCGCCGCTGCGCGAGCTGACGCGCGCCCACCCGCTGCGCGAGCCGTTCTGGGAGCGGCTCATGCTGGCGCTCTACCGCAGCGGGCGCCCGGCCGAGGCGCTGCGGGCCTACCAGGAGGTCGGCGCCGTGCTGGCGGAGGACCTCGGGGTGGACCCGGGCCCGGCCCTGCGCGACCTGCACCGGTCGATCCTCACCGAGGACCCCTCCCTCGGCCCCGCGCCCGGACGGGCGACGCTCAAGCCCCCCGCGCAGGTGCCCCGGCAGCTCCGCCCCGACATCCCGGGCTTCGCCGGCCGCAAGGCCGAGCTGGCCGCGCTCGACCGCGTCCTCGCCGGCGCCTCCCCGTCGCAGGCGGGCACGATCGTCTCGCTGCAGGGTACGGCGGGGTCGGGCAAGACCGCGCTCGCCGTCCACTGGGCGCACCGGGCCCGCGAGCGCTTCCCCGACGGGCAGCTCTACCTGGACCTGCACGGGTACGGGCAGGGCAGGCCCGTCCAGGCCGCGGCGGCGCTGGAGACGCTGCTGCGCTCGCTCGGCACCCCGCCCGACCGCGTCCCGGCCGGCCTGGAGGAGCGGTCCGCGCTGTACCGGACGCTGCTGGCGGGCCGCAGGACGCTCGTGCTGCTCGACAACGCGGGCGGCAGCGAGCAGGTGCGCCCGCTCGTCCCCGGCGCCGGCGGCGTGCTGATCGTGACCAGCCGCAACCAGCTCCGCGGCCTGATCGTCCAGTACGGCGCGCGGCGCGTCATCCTCGACCAGATGCCCGCGGCCGAGGCCGTCGAGCTGCTCGCCGGGGTGCTCGGCCCCGAGCGCGTCGCCGCCGACCCCGCCGCGGTGGCCGAGATCGTCGAGCGCTGCGCCCGGCTGCCCCTGGCGCTGCGCATCTTCGCCGAGCGCGCCGCCCGCTTCCCCGGGACGCCGCTGCGGCGGCTCGTCGCCGACCTGCGGGACGAGCGCACCCGCCTGGCCGCGCTGGACACCGGCGACGGCGACGACACCGACCTGCGCACGGTGTTCTCGTGGACCTACCGGGCGCTCGACCCGGACTCCGCGCGCCTGTTCCGGCTGCTCGGCCTGCACCCCGGCCCGGAGGTCGGCGTGGGCGCGGCGGCCGCGCTGGCGGGAGAGGACGCCGCGGCCGTCACCCGGCTCCTGGACCGGCTCACCGCCGACCACCTGCTGCGCTCCCGCTCCCCCGGCCGGTACGACTTCCACGACCTGCTGCGCGACTACGCGGCCGAGCAGGCGCGCCTCGCCGGGGACGCCGATCCGCAGTCCGGTGCGGATCCCCTGCGCCGCGTCGTCGAGTGGTACGTCCGCACGGCGCGCGAGGCGGCGGCCCATCTGCCCCCCGGCGGGCGGGAGCTGCCCCCGGAGCCGGAGGGGGCGGGCGTGGTCCCGCAGGAGTTCGACGACGCCGAGCGTGCCGTCGGATGGTACGAGGAGGAGTTCCCCAACCTGGTCGCCGCGGTCCGCCACGCCGCGGCGCGCGAGTGGCACGACGCCGCCTGGCGGCTCGGCCGCGCCATGGCGCCGTTCGCCGAGTTCCACGTGCCGGGACCGGCGTGGCTCGACGTGCGGCGGGCCGCGGTGCGCGCGTGCAGGCGCGGCGGCGCGGCCGTCGAGGAGGGCTGGGCGCTGGCCGGTCTGGCCGCGACCTACGCGCGGCTCGGGCGGCTGGAGGAGGCGGCCGCCCGCTACGGCGACGCGCTGGCGGTCGCGCGGCGCACCGGGGACCGCGACCTGGAAGGGGAGGCCCTCACCCACCTCGGCCGGGCGTACTTCCGGCTCGGGCGTCACGACCGCGCGGTGGAGTGCCACGACCGGGCGCTGACCATCGCGCGCGGCGGCGGCGACCGGCGGCTGGAGGCCGGCACGCTGAACCACATCGCCGAGAACGACAACGGCCTCGGCCGCCACGAGGAGGCGGCGCGCGGCAGCCTCGAGGCGCTCGCCATCTACACCGAGCTCGGCGACCGCTACCACCGGGCCGAGGCGCTGCGCACGCTGGGCACGGCGCACGCCGCGCTCGGCCGCCTGGCCGAGGCCGCCGCGGCGTTCGACGCGGCGCTGGAGATCATGCGGGACTTCGAGGACCGCCGGGGCGAGGCGGGCGTGCTGAGCCGCCTCGGCGACGTGCTGGCGGCCTCCGGCGACCGGGACGGCGCGCGGGCCCGCCGGCGGGAGGCCGCGGCGATCGTGGCCGAACTCGGCGACGACCACCCGGCCCGCCCGCCCGGCGGCCCGGCGAAGACCGGCCCCCGCTCCTCCGATCCCCGCCGGGCCTGA
- a CDS encoding VOC family protein, with protein sequence MSDPLSDPFEALLRPATAADPDPAFAARLRARLERELLRPRERTQRTHDRRGTIMPSTSTSTSTSTATPTALRQGDVGFVSLRVPDAGRAAAFYQAVLGWRYEPGGDPRGRLVEGLTLPHGIWSQEGARTLWACHLVDDVRAAAERVRAAGGRAEEPVQEPYGLVSACVDDQGLEFSLYELPGASAETGSTAQGEVVYLTIEVRDVDRARAFYGSVLGWKFAPGNVEHGWRVRAGDAEVRPMTGLWGGRDRAAVVPMYAVDDIDAAVARVRAAGGTSTDPERQPYGITAECADDQGVRFYLGRIPG encoded by the coding sequence ATGTCTGATCCGTTGTCTGACCCGTTCGAGGCCCTCCTGCGGCCGGCGACGGCCGCCGACCCCGATCCCGCCTTCGCGGCGCGGCTGCGCGCCCGCCTGGAGCGGGAGCTGCTCCGTCCCCGGGAGCGGACCCAGAGAACCCACGACAGGAGAGGGACCATCATGCCGTCCACCTCGACTTCCACCTCGACCTCCACCGCGACCCCCACCGCGCTGCGGCAGGGCGACGTCGGATTCGTGTCGCTGCGGGTGCCGGACGCCGGCCGGGCCGCCGCCTTCTACCAGGCCGTGCTCGGCTGGCGGTACGAGCCGGGCGGCGATCCCCGCGGCCGTCTGGTCGAAGGGCTCACCCTTCCGCACGGCATATGGAGCCAGGAGGGGGCGCGCACGCTGTGGGCCTGTCACCTCGTGGACGACGTGCGGGCGGCCGCCGAGCGCGTCCGCGCGGCCGGCGGGCGCGCCGAGGAGCCGGTCCAGGAGCCGTACGGCCTCGTGTCGGCCTGCGTGGACGACCAGGGGCTGGAGTTCAGCCTCTACGAGCTGCCCGGCGCGAGCGCCGAGACCGGTTCCACGGCGCAGGGCGAGGTCGTCTACCTGACCATCGAGGTGCGCGACGTCGACCGCGCCCGCGCGTTCTACGGAAGCGTCCTCGGCTGGAAGTTCGCCCCCGGCAACGTGGAGCACGGATGGCGGGTGCGCGCCGGAGACGCGGAGGTGCGCCCGATGACCGGCCTGTGGGGCGGCCGGGACCGTGCCGCCGTCGTGCCGATGTACGCGGTCGACGACATCGACGCGGCCGTCGCCCGGGTGAGGGCCGCCGGCGGGACCAGCACCGACCCCGAGCGGCAGCCGTACGGCATCACCGCCGAGTGCGCCGACGACCAGGGCGTCCGGTTCTATCTCGGGCGGATTCCCGGCTGA
- a CDS encoding RNA polymerase sigma factor encodes MNLPAGVEPDPGAALLALYDAALPQVYGYLLSRCGQRALAEDLTAETFLAAVEAVRRRPPPEVGVAWLVGVARHKLVDHWRRAEREQRGLRIVHGLPVEPEDPWDERLDAMIAQEVLAGLGPHHRGALVLRYLDGLPVPEVARLLGRTVHATEALLVRARKAFRENYERSEGRDV; translated from the coding sequence GTGAACCTACCGGCGGGAGTGGAACCGGACCCGGGGGCGGCGCTGCTCGCGTTGTACGACGCGGCGCTGCCCCAGGTCTACGGCTACCTGCTGTCCCGCTGCGGGCAGCGGGCCCTGGCAGAGGATTTGACGGCGGAGACGTTCCTCGCCGCCGTCGAGGCGGTGCGCAGGCGGCCGCCCCCCGAGGTCGGCGTCGCCTGGCTGGTCGGCGTGGCGCGGCACAAGCTCGTCGACCACTGGAGGCGGGCCGAGCGCGAGCAGCGCGGCCTGCGGATCGTCCACGGGCTCCCCGTCGAGCCCGAGGACCCGTGGGACGAGCGGCTGGACGCCATGATCGCGCAGGAGGTGCTGGCCGGGCTCGGCCCGCACCACCGCGGCGCGCTGGTGCTGCGCTATCTCGACGGGCTGCCCGTACCCGAGGTCGCGCGGCTGCTCGGCAGGACCGTGCACGCGACCGAGGCGCTGCTCGTGCGGGCCAGGAAGGCGTTCCGAGAGAACTACGAGAGATCGGAGGGCCGCGATGTCTGA
- a CDS encoding DUF4383 domain-containing protein, translating to MGARTREMTRTPLQMAAFVIGLVFLALGILGFIPGITTDYGSMGWAGYRSTAFLFGVFQVSVLHNFIHLLFGIVGVSLARTWAGARAYLVWGGVLALLWWIYGLVIDQNSPVNAIPVNTAVNWLHFFLGIIMIALGATLSRRTPSSRRTFSV from the coding sequence ATGGGAGCGCGCACGCGTGAGATGACGAGGACGCCGTTGCAGATGGCCGCGTTCGTCATCGGGCTTGTCTTCCTGGCGTTGGGGATCCTCGGGTTCATCCCCGGGATCACCACCGACTACGGGTCCATGGGCTGGGCCGGGTACCGATCCACCGCTTTCCTGTTCGGCGTGTTCCAGGTCTCGGTCCTGCACAACTTCATCCATCTGCTGTTCGGCATCGTGGGCGTCAGCCTCGCGCGGACCTGGGCGGGAGCCCGCGCCTACCTGGTGTGGGGCGGCGTCCTGGCCCTGCTCTGGTGGATCTACGGGCTGGTCATCGACCAGAACAGCCCGGTCAACGCCATCCCGGTCAACACGGCCGTCAACTGGCTGCACTTCTTCCTCGGCATCATCATGATCGCCCTCGGCGCGACGCTCTCGCGCCGCACCCCCTCCTCCCGCCGGACCTTCTCGGTCTAG
- a CDS encoding alkaline shock response membrane anchor protein AmaP yields the protein MRQPPAAANRVGLVLVGLLLAGAGVVCLVRALGLLGPPSAPLIPPEVAAFPAGRPWVWPVVIVISLIVALPALRWLLAQGRTGTLRTLDLEPDPAHGATRLSARAAAGALEDDLIESLPGERVRASLSGSADDPRLALAVVIPDRADPAAARQGISGAVGRLRRSLEMERLPATIRMHTVRTRT from the coding sequence GTGAGACAACCGCCCGCCGCCGCCAACCGCGTCGGCCTGGTGCTCGTGGGGCTGCTGCTCGCCGGCGCCGGCGTCGTGTGCCTCGTGCGCGCGCTGGGGCTGCTCGGGCCGCCGAGCGCGCCGCTGATCCCGCCCGAGGTCGCCGCCTTTCCCGCGGGCCGGCCGTGGGTCTGGCCCGTGGTCATCGTGATCTCGCTCATCGTCGCCCTGCCGGCGCTGCGCTGGCTGCTGGCGCAGGGGCGCACCGGCACGCTGCGCACGCTCGACCTGGAACCCGACCCGGCCCACGGCGCCACGCGCCTGTCGGCGAGAGCCGCCGCCGGGGCGCTGGAGGACGACCTGATCGAGAGCCTTCCGGGGGAACGGGTGCGCGCGTCGTTGTCGGGGTCCGCGGACGACCCGCGCCTGGCGCTCGCCGTCGTGATCCCCGACCGCGCCGACCCCGCCGCCGCGCGGCAGGGGATCAGCGGGGCGGTCGGACGGCTGCGGCGGTCCCTGGAGATGGAGCGGCTGCCCGCGACGATCCGGATGCACACCGTCCGCACCCGCACGTGA
- a CDS encoding DUF6286 domain-containing protein has translation MTTPGDPTAPWPGHGSPPDRPEDSWTGQETSPGKPTASEPDRYSEPPEGPAEERPPVRHGVARRAAARAFRPRRGISATVTALLLTLAALLTLAGAVSAATGTDMRMPPWSWFTDFAAGPVDDPGHLAAASGAVALGLFLLGLAFVPGRVRVVPLAPDDAMTVTGITRGGLRRHLATVAEGVDGVSHARVRVGRHGVRVNATTPLRDPGALPGEVAEAVEDRLEELRPLRPLRVHVDVTRKEG, from the coding sequence GTGACCACGCCCGGCGACCCCACGGCCCCCTGGCCCGGCCACGGGAGCCCGCCCGACCGGCCCGAAGACTCCTGGACCGGCCAGGAGACCTCGCCCGGCAAGCCCACCGCCTCCGAACCCGACCGGTATTCCGAGCCGCCGGAAGGCCCGGCCGAGGAGCGCCCGCCCGTGCGGCACGGCGTCGCCCGGCGCGCGGCGGCACGGGCGTTCCGTCCCCGGCGGGGGATCTCCGCCACCGTCACCGCCCTGCTGCTCACCCTGGCCGCGCTCCTCACGCTGGCCGGCGCCGTCTCGGCCGCGACGGGCACGGACATGCGGATGCCGCCGTGGTCCTGGTTCACCGACTTCGCCGCCGGTCCCGTGGACGACCCCGGGCACCTGGCGGCGGCGAGCGGCGCGGTCGCGCTCGGGCTGTTCCTGCTGGGGCTGGCGTTCGTCCCCGGCCGGGTGCGCGTCGTGCCGCTCGCGCCCGACGACGCGATGACGGTCACCGGCATCACCCGGGGAGGGCTGCGCCGCCACCTCGCCACGGTCGCCGAGGGCGTCGACGGCGTCTCGCACGCCCGCGTGCGGGTGGGCCGCCACGGGGTGCGGGTGAACGCCACGACGCCGCTGCGCGACCCGGGCGCCCTGCCCGGCGAGGTCGCCGAGGCCGTCGAGGACAGGCTCGAGGAGCTCAGGCCGCTGCGCCCCCTGCGGGTCCACGTCGACGTCACACGGAAAGAGGGGTGA
- a CDS encoding Asp23/Gls24 family envelope stress response protein — translation MSTTAPYGGLSAPESRGRTDIADRVLERVVAHAVAEVEDAGGLAPRVLGVPLGRDARDVAPRVTAHAEGQVAIVKVAMSATYPAPVRDLARRVRDNVMARVRELTGLEARQVDIEVTRLIGPGPGERRVR, via the coding sequence ATGAGCACCACGGCCCCGTACGGCGGCCTGTCCGCGCCGGAGTCGCGGGGACGCACCGACATCGCCGACCGCGTGCTCGAGCGCGTCGTCGCGCACGCGGTCGCCGAGGTGGAGGACGCGGGCGGCCTCGCGCCGCGCGTGCTCGGCGTGCCCCTCGGCCGGGACGCCCGCGACGTCGCGCCGCGGGTCACCGCGCACGCGGAGGGCCAGGTGGCGATCGTGAAGGTGGCGATGTCGGCGACCTACCCCGCGCCGGTGCGCGACCTGGCGCGGCGGGTGCGCGACAACGTCATGGCCCGGGTCCGCGAGCTGACCGGCCTGGAGGCCAGGCAGGTGGACATCGAGGTCACCCGGCTGATCGGTCCGGGGCCAGGGGAAAGGCGCGTGCGGTGA
- a CDS encoding Asp23/Gls24 family envelope stress response protein, whose translation MSAQRSETTTTTTGSSRGSAELASERGRTTIAETVVAKIAAMAAREISGVYAMGAGMTRAIGAVRERLTGAPGSTQGVTVEVGERQAAVDLDIIAEYGVPIPDIATGTRRNVIEAIQKLCGLEVTEVNIAVQDLHLPGEESEEPQEARVR comes from the coding sequence GTGAGCGCACAAAGGAGCGAGACCACCACGACGACCACGGGGTCGAGCCGTGGCTCCGCGGAGCTGGCGAGCGAGCGCGGCAGGACCACGATCGCCGAGACGGTGGTCGCCAAGATCGCGGCGATGGCCGCCCGAGAGATCTCCGGCGTGTACGCGATGGGCGCGGGGATGACCCGGGCCATCGGCGCCGTACGGGAGCGCCTCACCGGCGCCCCCGGGAGCACGCAAGGAGTGACCGTCGAGGTGGGCGAGCGTCAGGCGGCGGTCGACCTCGACATCATCGCCGAGTACGGGGTCCCGATCCCGGACATCGCCACCGGAACCCGCCGCAACGTCATCGAGGCGATCCAGAAGCTGTGCGGGCTGGAGGTCACCGAGGTCAACATCGCCGTCCAGGATCTGCACCTGCCCGGCGAGGAGTCCGAGGAGCCGCAGGAGGCCCGGGTCCGATGA
- a CDS encoding ATP-binding cassette domain-containing protein, with product MTLRWTGRRDGARAGRRGGARAEAARQATRAEARELLWRAARRRPGVLVRLFAWSLAEAAPAFLSGQALAHALDDGFAAGRPATGLAWLGLMAVAWLAAALGARQVLLAIAAIVEPFRDTLLRRVVAGTLYRTAASGMRPDSAALARLGRQVELARDSFAAVIAVSRSFLFSVTGVLVGVLTLMDAVLPLVLLPLAAGLALFSASLPAMARLQRRLILAEEGTASSVAAMVDALRDVTACGAEDRVAAAVGRDVTRQAEVAKALSRLTAARMLSLAVGGWLPILMVLVATPALVRDGATAGVILGTLTYVAQSLTPALGGLVQGVGVNGVRLVVALERILSMGPAPRQALAADGPGTPPRGALLRLRRVTFAYGPAAEPVVSDLSLVVREGDHLAVVGPSGIGKSTVAALAAGLLRPGEGQVLIGGVPVASLSGPALSAARVLIPQEAYVFRGTLGENLTYLAPGRSPSELDKAVDAVGMAELAARIGGYEALVDPSELSSGERQLIALTRAYLSPARLILLDEATCHLDPAAEARAEEAFAAREGTLIVIAHRLTSALRARRVLVMDGVRAQVGTHEEMIAASPLYRDLMGRWEDPVASGA from the coding sequence ATGACCCTCCGCTGGACGGGACGGCGAGACGGCGCGCGCGCGGGACGGCGGGGCGGCGCGCGGGCGGAGGCGGCGCGGCAGGCCACGCGAGCCGAGGCGCGCGAGTTGCTGTGGCGGGCGGCGCGGCGGCGGCCCGGGGTCCTGGTGCGGTTGTTCGCCTGGTCGCTCGCCGAGGCCGCGCCCGCGTTCCTCTCCGGCCAGGCCCTCGCGCACGCGCTGGACGACGGTTTCGCGGCGGGCCGCCCGGCGACGGGCCTGGCGTGGCTGGGCCTGATGGCGGTCGCGTGGCTGGCCGCCGCGCTCGGCGCCCGCCAGGTGCTGCTGGCCATCGCCGCGATCGTCGAGCCGTTCCGCGACACGCTGCTGCGGCGGGTCGTGGCGGGCACGCTGTACCGCACCGCCGCCTCGGGCATGCGCCCGGACAGCGCCGCGCTGGCCCGGCTCGGCCGCCAGGTCGAGCTCGCCCGCGACTCCTTCGCCGCGGTGATCGCGGTGAGCAGGTCCTTCCTGTTCTCGGTGACGGGCGTGCTGGTGGGGGTCCTCACGCTGATGGACGCGGTGCTGCCGCTGGTGCTGCTGCCGCTGGCCGCGGGGCTCGCGTTGTTCTCCGCGTCGCTTCCCGCCATGGCGCGGCTGCAGCGGCGGCTGATCCTGGCCGAGGAGGGCACCGCGTCCTCGGTGGCGGCGATGGTGGACGCGCTGCGCGACGTCACGGCCTGCGGCGCGGAGGACCGGGTCGCCGCCGCGGTCGGACGGGACGTGACGCGGCAGGCGGAGGTGGCCAAGGCGCTCTCCCGGCTCACCGCCGCGCGCATGCTCTCACTGGCCGTCGGCGGGTGGCTGCCCATCCTGATGGTCCTGGTCGCCACCCCGGCCCTCGTGCGCGACGGCGCGACCGCCGGGGTCATCCTCGGCACGCTGACGTACGTGGCCCAGTCGCTGACCCCCGCGCTCGGCGGCCTGGTGCAGGGCGTCGGGGTGAACGGGGTGCGGCTGGTGGTGGCGCTGGAACGCATCCTGTCCATGGGGCCCGCGCCGCGGCAGGCGCTCGCCGCGGACGGGCCGGGCACGCCGCCCCGGGGCGCGCTGCTGCGGCTGCGCCGGGTGACGTTCGCCTACGGCCCCGCGGCGGAGCCGGTGGTGTCGGACCTGAGCCTCGTCGTGCGCGAGGGGGATCATCTGGCGGTGGTGGGCCCGAGCGGCATCGGCAAGTCCACGGTCGCGGCCCTGGCGGCCGGCCTGCTGCGGCCCGGTGAGGGGCAGGTGCTGATCGGCGGCGTCCCCGTGGCGAGCCTGTCCGGCCCCGCCCTGAGCGCGGCGCGGGTGCTGATCCCGCAGGAGGCGTACGTCTTCCGCGGCACGCTGGGCGAGAACCTGACGTACCTGGCGCCGGGGCGTTCGCCGTCGGAGCTGGACAAGGCGGTGGACGCGGTGGGCATGGCGGAGCTGGCCGCGCGGATCGGCGGGTACGAGGCGCTGGTGGACCCCTCCGAGCTGTCCTCGGGCGAGCGGCAGCTCATCGCGCTGACCCGCGCCTACCTGTCGCCGGCGCGGCTGATCCTGCTGGACGAGGCCACCTGCCACCTGGATCCGGCCGCGGAGGCGCGGGCGGAGGAGGCGTTCGCCGCGCGCGAGGGGACGCTGATCGTCATCGCGCACCGGCTCACCTCGGCGCTGCGGGCCCGGCGGGTGCTGGTGATGGACGGCGTCCGCGCCCAGGTGGGCACGCACGAGGAGATGATCGCGGCCTCGCCGCTGTACCGGGACCTGATGGGCCGGTGGGAGGACCCGGTGGCCTCCGGGGCCTGA